ACAACGGGTCATCCTGCCCCTGTTCTGCAATCATCGCAAACTGTTCAAGCGCTTCTTCATAATGACCCAGATTGTTATACGCTCTTGCCAGACTGCTGATCGCCTCGTAATCTCTGTCCTCTGGTGAAATCTCCATCAAGGTATCAACTATCTTCTGATGTTCATCATCTTCATGCCACTGTGCCAGCTGTGCAATTCGCTCTTTATCCATGTCTACCTCCCCAAGCAAATAATCAAGTTGCTAGAATATAGAAATATAGTTTTCCCTATTCTACCAGATAGGAAGTAGGTATTGAAAATTGAAATAAGGCCTAATTATTGGTACAGCCATATCCCTGAAACCGTCATGATTGCTGGCAGTGCAGACTCGTCCACCGCCACATTGTCGTACCAGCCACCCACCGCAAGGTTAAGCACTAGATAAAAGGGTTCATCAAAGGGCATCACGCCCGGCTCCTGGCGACGCTCAGCAAAGCAATGGCCATCTACCAGCCATCGAATTGAACTTGCATCCCATTCCAGTGCATAATCACGGAATTCATTAATCGTCCCGTTTTCAAACTGGTACGAAAACTCCTCGACGATTTGATGTTCCCAATCCTTTCCGTAGTGCAGCGTTCCGGATATTTGCTGGGGTAAGCGGCCTTTGGCTTCCATGATATCAATCTCGCCGGAAGCTGGCCAATGCCCGTAAACTTGTTCCTGCGGAAGCAGCCAAATGGCAGGCCATATCCCTTGCCCTAACGGCAGCCTTGCACGCACGACTAACTTACCATAGCAAAAGGAAAAACGGTCCTTTGTATCCAAACGGGCCGAGGTATATCCAAAATGCCGCCCATCCTTTTCAATGGATTCGCTGCGCGCACACAAGTTTAAGCCAAATTCATCGATATATAGGTTGCTGGAATGATCCGTGTAATACTGCTGCTCACCGTTGCCCCAACCTGGGTCTATTGGATTACCATTGTTATCTAGCAAGTCGTTGCCATGGCGAATATTCCATAACTTCAGATCAGTATTACTAGCTAAGAAATTTTGTTCCCATACAAGCTTGTTCATCCTTTGCACACTCCCCTCATTTAATCACAGCATACTTAAATTTTGCGGCTGGTCAAACAAATCTAAAGAATTGGGATAGGGTCAATAATCCTGGGCTTTTTTTCCTATACGCTTTTTCATACGATGAAATAGAAAGGGGGCACGGAACATGTTCCAATACAGAACGGAACAAATGAAAGCGCTTGTTAAACAGTGGCAATTGCAAAGCATGGTTATCCCGGGAATCCTCTGGATGTTTATCTTTTGTTATATCCCCATGTTTTGGCTCATTATTGCATTTATGGACTACAGCATCGCCAAACCCTTACTAGAATCACCGTTTATAGGGCTGAAGCATTTTCACGATTTTATGACAGATGAGCGTTTTTGGCGTTCGATCCGCAATACCCTGGGGATGAGCAGTATTAAGCTGATCTTGGGTTTCCCCATTCCTATCTTGTTTGCCTTAATGCTTAATGAAATACGGAGTCTTCGATTTAAGCGTACGGTACAAACCATTTCTTACCTGCCGCACTTTATTGCCTGGACGATTTTTGGTGGCATTGCACTCAATTGGCTCGGTGAAGGCGGTGTGATCAATCAGCTGATGATGGCAATCGGGTTTCAGGAACGCGAAATTCTGTTTAACAGCGACCCTAAGTACTTTTGGTGGATTACCTATTTCACCGATATTTTGAAGGAAACGGGTTGGAGCGCCATTATCTACATAGCGGCAATATCCGGTATTGATCCGGGACTGTACGAAGCAGCCGAGCTGGATGGCGCAAATCGGCGGCAGCGAATGTGGCATATCACCATTCAGAGCATACGCCCCACCATCGCTATTTTGTTCATCCTCGCTGTCAGCGGGATACTCGGCAGTAACTTTGAGCAGATCTTTATGTTGAAGAACAACATGAACATGAAGATGGCGGAAAGCCTGGACTTGTATATCTATAATATGGGGTTGGTCTCCGGGCGCCATTCTTTCTCAACAGCCGTCCTGTTTGCCCGCTCTATTGTGGCGCTAGGTTTGTTGTTTTTGGCCAATCACACATCCAAAAAACTAACCGGTGACAGCATTTTTTAAAAGGGAGAGGACAGAGGTATGGAAAGACGCAAGAGGTTTCGGCAAATCGGAGTATTTGAGGTCTGCAATACCCTGCTGATGCTGGCGGTTTGTTTTTTAACACTGTACCCGATGTGGTTTGTATTTATTAACTCACTTAATGCGCCGCAGCAAGCATCACTGGGCACCGTCAACTGGTTTCCCAAAGAATTATCGCTGGCCAGCTATAGTGTTGTGTTCAATGATAAGACGATGATGAACGGTTTTTACATCACCACCCTGCGCACGGTACTTGGGACAGCGATCCATGTATTCTTTACCGCCGTTATAGCTTATGGAATGAGCAAGTCTAATCTAATCGGCCGCAAAGTGTATCTCAAAATCGCATTGATTACAATGCTGTTCTCAGGCGGTCTAATCCCTACGTTTATTCTGATGACAAAGCTGGGCTTATATGATAATTTTTGGGTATTTATTATTCCTTCCATGTACACTTTTTTTAATATGGTCATTTTTATGAGCTTCTTCCGCACCATTCCTGACAGCCTGGAGGAATCTGCGAAGGTTGACGGCGCTTCAGACTATGGCGTCTTGTTCAGAATTGTATTGCCCAACAGTATGGCTGTCATTGCAACCATATCGCTTTTTTCAGCCGTTTATCATTGGAATGATTATTACCAGGGCGTTATCTACATCCGCTCGCAGGAATTACTGCCACTGCAGACCATGTTGTACAAAATTATTGCAGAGAACTCCATGTCTTTCATGCAGCAGCAAGCTATGGCACAATTCGGCGCTAGGTTGCCTGGCAACTCTATCAAATTTGCATCCATGATGGTAGCCACACTGCCAATTCTAGTTGTCTACCCCTTTATCCAGCGCTATCTGGTCAAAGGTGTGATGATTGGCGCCATTAAGGGATAAGTGTACGCGTATAGAAACGGGAATCCAAAAATTCAGAAGCAGCAGAGAAAGGATGATTATGTCATGAAACGCAATCTCATTAAGCCAGGTTTGACCCTCGTTCTGGCTATAACTCTGACGCTAGGCATGGCCGCATGTAGCAACAATTCAGCCAACAACAAAGCAACACCACAACCAACGGACAGTACATCACCGCCGCCGAATGAAGCAACACTCAATCCCGATGAACCGGCATGGAAACTCGACACCAGCCCTGTGGATCTGACCTGGTTCGTTGGTGCTAACTGGTATGCCCACACCTGGGGAGAAAGCTTGACCTCCAAGTATGTAACAGAAAAAACAGGTGTTAACATCAAGCTAGAAGTACCCTCCGGCGAAGCGAACGAGCATATTACTTTGATGATGACCTCCGGCAAGCTGCCCGATTTGATCTCGATGGGTTCGTGGGAAACGGCTGTTAAAAAGCTATGGGAAGGCGATCATGTCTATGCCTTGAATGAATTGGCAGATAAGTATGATCCCTACTTCTTCAAGGTGGCTGGAGACGGCACACTGAAATGGTATCGCCAAGAAAATGGTAATACCTATGGTGTACCGAATGATTCATATAGCCCCAACCTGATGCATGAAACCGGCATGACGGCCGCCAACCAGACTTTTCTGGTTCGGAAGGATCTGTATGAGGAAATGGGCAGCCCGGACCTGAGCACACCAGAGGGTTTTCTGAATGCATTGCAATTGTTGAAGGATAAATATTCACAGTATAAAGGTCAGCCGATCAGCCCCTTCTTTGCACAAGGGAATGTCCCTTACGGGATGACCGAATATTTGCAGAACCTGCTGGCCGTTCCGCATGAGAAAGACGGTAAAGTATACGACCGCATTACCGATCCCGATTATATCGCCTGGCTGAAAACCTTCCGTACGGCTTACGAGCGCGGGCTGATTAATGTAGATTTCCTGGTGGATTCCGATACTCAGGTAGAGGAAAAAACGAACAACGCACGTTATTTCATGATGGTCCGGGAGTGGACTGGTATGTCGGCTGTCAATCCTATGCTGGCTGCAAGTGGAAACCCCGATTCTTATTACATCGCAGTCGATGGGCCAAAGAACAGCAAGGGCGACAGTCCTAAGCTATTCCCCGGCAACATGGACGGCTGGATGGTGACGATGATTAGCAAATCCACCGAAAATCCTGAACGGGCCATCCGCTTTTTGAGCTATCTGGCCAGCGAAGAAGGCCAACGTGATATATTCCTTGGCAAAGAAGGCGAAACATGGGAAATGGTGGACGGCAAGCCGCAGCTGAAGCCTGAAATGGTAAATTTGCTCGAAACTGATATTGAGAAAATGGAGAAAGAATATGGCATCATGGACACCTATTGGATGATGCGAAACCCTGTAATCATCAACCAGTGGAGACCAGAGAAAGCTCCTGTCATTAAGCAAATGGAAGACTTCGCTAATAAACGGGCTGATATTGATAGCGGTATCTACAAGGGCTTAGATCCACAGGGTGATTCTGATGTATCGGTAGCCTGGTCGCGTATTTCTCAAAATTGGGAGGAAGTTCTCCCTGAGCTGATTACGGCCAAGAATGAGGCTGACTTTGATAAAATCTTTGAAAACTTCCTTGACCGCCGCGAGAATTACAGCTTCGGCAAGGTGATGGAATACCGCCAGGCTGAACTGGATGTGCGAAAATCCAAAATGGCAGAGTAATAATCCCCGTATAAAGATTGCTGCCGGTCACCGAAATGGTGGCCGGTATTCCCTTTTTCACTAGTTATAACCATTTGGAAAAACAGCCTAGTTACCTACCAGGCGGTTTGTAATATATGGTATATTACAAGGGTAGGAGGCTGCTTAAATGAAGTATCTGCTGACTAAAATGAAGAGGCTTTACCGAAATTCACGCATTTCGAAAAAATTGTTTCTGGCCTTTAGCATGATGATTGCCGTTCCTGCGATTGTAGTATCTTTTTTATTTATTCGCATGCAGGAAAGCCAGCTATACAAGGACGCTATGGCCACCGGCAGCAGCCATGTCTCACGGCTTAACGAACAGCTGCGCAGCAGAATGGGCGTTATTGAGAACGCTTCCTCTACTGCGCTGAATCAAAAGGCATTTGTAGATTTTATTCACTCCAATATGCGCGGGGATGGCCTGCGTCTCGTAAAATTTAGACAAAATCAATTTGAGCAAATGCATAATATCATTCAGAGCCACGAGATGATCAGTGAGCTCAGTTTCTATGTCGATAATCCAAATCTATTTGAGATTTGGCCTGAAATCTACCATTATGACAAGTTTTGGCCGCAGGACTACTGGGTGACCCTTCGGGAGGAAGGTGGTGCGGCATTCCGCCTATTTGCTTTTAAGGATGGCGAGCATACGCTATCTTATTACCGACTGGTACGCCTACAAGGGCAGCAGCAGAAACTCCCTACCATTATGGAAATTCGCGCCCAGCATAGCGTCTTTTTCAGTGACCTGCTTGAGGATAGCGGGGGAGATTTCTTTTCTGTAGTGATGGACGGAAGCAACCCTTCCCGCTCTGTTTACAATCCTGATCATCTCTTTTCTCAAAATGCCGGGGAGGATTTGGATAAAATTCTGGGCAGCATTCATCAACAGCTGGATGTGCTTCAGCAAAGTAGCCCCAGCCCCATTAAGGTTGAGGTCGGCAACCATACTTACTACGCATTGTATCGGTACATCGCCCCCTTGAACGCCTATGTCGTAGATATTGCCTCTCATCAGGCACTGATGAAGGGTCCGCGGAGCTGGTATCTACTCGTTGTAGCGATCACACTATGTGTACTGCTCCTGATGCTGCTGCTCGTTTCACATACTACCCGGCGTATATTCAGACGGCTGGACAGGGTTCTGGCTTCTATGCGTAAGGTGCGGCAAGGACAATTGGATGCAAAAATCGAAACCGGTCTCGGTGCGAACGAAACCGGTGATGAAATTGATGAGGTGGCCGTCAGCTACAATAACATGTTAGACGAGATCAAGCATCTGATGACTCAGGTGGTAGATAAGCAACTGGTTGCCAAAAATGCTCAACTTCACTCGCTGCATTCGCAGATCAATTCGCATTTTTTATATAACGCACTGGAATCTATTCGTATGCTCGCGGAGGTTCAGCGACAGCCTGCGATCGCCGACGCGTTGGTGTCTCTAGGTTCCCAACTGCGTTACAGCATGCAGTGGCGCAGCGATACGGTTGCCCTTAGCGAAGAACTTGCCAACATACACAGCTATATCCGCTTCATAAATTTTATGGAAGGCGGCAACATTGTATTGATGGCTGATCTCCCCCAGGAGGTGCTGCGTTATACAATTCCTAAAATGTGCATGCAGCCCATCGTCGAAAATGCCGTTCATCACGCGGCGCCTTCAGGCGGCAGTGTAAATATCCAAATTACCGTATCAGTAGAGAATGAAAGCCTTCTGCTAATAAAAATACGAGATGATGGTGCAGGTGTTAACCCAGAGATGCTGTACAATTTGCAAGCTGTGCTACTAGGCGATATGGATTCGCCGATTGTCACCAGCAAGAACGGACTGGGCCTGGAGAACGTGCATAAACGCATACAACTTCATTATGGCAAGAGCTGCGGTCTTTGGATTGACAGTATGCAGGGTGCCTATACCTGTGTGACCATACGTTTGCCTTGGGAAAATGTGAATCTTGGAGGATGGTAGAGTATGATCAATATTCTGATAGTCGATGATCAAAAGCATATTCGCGATGGACTTCAGGCCATGCTGCCCCAATTTCCCCTGCAGCTGGACAACATTTACTGTGCCGTAAACGGCATCGAGGCTTTGGGAATATTACGTCAACACAACATTCAACTGGTGATTACTGATATCCGAATGCCTGATATGGATGGGCTAACACTGATGGCCCGGAGCAAAGCGGAACGCATCGAGGTGGAATACCTGATTATTAGCGGCTTCAGTGATTTTGCTTATGCTCAAAAAGCCATCGAACTCGGGGCAAAGGGCTACCTGCTTAAGCCCGTAAAACGTGAAGATTTACAAACCGCGGTAGAACATGTAGCGCATGAAATAAAAACCCGGCAGGCGCTCTCGCGCAATATGGAGCATATCTCCCGTCGTGCTCAAGAGACCGACCGCAAAGAACTGAGTATGTATATGCAGGGCGCGGTGAGCGATGAGTCGTGGGTCCTCCAGACCCAGCAGCAGAATCCAAAGTTATGGAGTAATTACCGCCTATGCCTGCTGCGGGAGGAACTATGGATTAACCAACCGGGGGCTAATAGTAGCCACAGCATGGAATCTATTGCCTATCGTGTATATGGCAGACAAGGTTGCATATGCCTGCAACACCGCCCGTATCTGATCCTCGCGGTGGATGCGTCCGTAGATACGGGCGCCTTTCCGTCCGCTCTTAAGACAGGACAGATTGATGCCATCACTGCCATGACCAGCCCGCAGCAAGGGTTGAAGGCACTGCCCCTCAGCTATACACAAGCGCTTGAGCTCTACCGCCACAGTTACCTTTTTCCTGAAAAGAGCTGCATTCTACCTACGCATATTGTAAGGCTGGAACAGCAGTGGGAGCTTCCCTATGAGGAGCTGTATGCCCTGTTCCAATTAGTCGGTAGCAAGAATAGCGGTGCAATTACCCAAGGTATTTCTATGATATTTCACAAAGATACGCTGCAACGCTATCACATCCACTACACTCAGCAGCTATGCCGTTCCATCGTGCAAATGCTGGAGGAATACGTACGTGTCATCCGCCCATACATGGGAGAAGAAGCGCTGGACATCGAATGTTTGCGTAATCTATTCGACTATCCGGGCATTCGCGATTATATTCAGGCGTTGCAACAACAACTGCTTCGGCTGAACCAATTCTATTACGAATATAAGTGCAGCTACCGAAACTCGCAGGATTTAAATGAAGCCATTCGTTTTATACACGAAAGTTATCATAAACCACTGGACCTCGCGATGGTATCCAACCACGTGTCGCTTAATTATGCCTATTTTTCTAATCTGTTCAAGAAGAATATCGGCAAAGGCTTTGCAGAATACCTGCGCGACGTGCGCCTGGATAAAGCTCGACGGCTGCTGGCTGAGACCGATCATAAAATCGTAGAGGTAGCCACCATGGTAGGGTATGAAAGCTATAAAAGCTTTACACGTGCCTTCCGGGATGTCATGGACATGCAACCCACAGAGTACCGCCAAATGATTCGCCGGAAGCATGACAGAGAAGACAATTACCAGGACACAGCGCTATAAATAATCAAAAGCCAAAAAATTGGGTTATAACAAAAATAATTGTACCTTTTAGCTGATTATTATATTCGATAGAATAGAGTTGTTCCTAAATGAAAGCGGTTTCGTTTTCTATTATTTGATTAAAGGAGGGCAAGTATGAAGCGAATTCACAATACGGAGAGTGGTTTTAAGCAGAAGGTATTCAGTTTGTTCTTAGCGGTAGTGCTGTTGGCTGGTGTTGGTCTATTGCCGACTTCGAAGGTGCAAGCAGCAGTAACCACAGTTACCTCTATGTCTTACTTTTCAGCGGCAGACGGACCTGTCATCTCAAAATCAGGGGTTGGACACGCTAGCTATGGATTCGTCATGCCTACATTCAATGGTGGCTCCGCTACCTGGAATGATGTTTCCGATGATGTCGGTGTAAAAGTGAAAGTTGCTGGCAGTTGGGTTGATATAGACAGTGCCGGCGGCTATACCTACAACCAAAACTGGGGACACTGGAGTGACGGCGGCTTGAATGGCTATTGGTTCACGCTCTCCGCAACCACTGAAATTCAGTTGTACTCCAAAGCTAACGGGGTAACACTGGATTACACCCTAGTATTTCAGAACATAAACAAGACAACTATCACCGCTATGGCGCCTACACAAGGGCCGCAGATTACGGCAGGTTTCACCGGTAGTGCCGGCTTTACTTATCCTACCTTCAACAACGATTCGACGGTAACGTATGAAGCAGTGGCTGACGATTTGAAGGTATATGTAAAACCTGTAAACAGCAGTACCTGGATTGATATTGACAATAACGCAGCCAGCGGCTGGATCTATGATAACAACTTCGGACAATTCACTGAAGGGGGCGGCGGCTACTGGTTTACCGTAACGGAGTCTATCCATGTAAAATTAGAATCGAAGACCTCTTCAGCTAACGTCATTTACACTCTCACCTTTAATAAACCTGTAAGAACTTCATACGTCCTCACTCCCTATGAGGGAACGACCTTTACCGCAGATGCGAAAGGCGTCATAGGTGTACCGCTGCCCAAGATTGATGGGGGAGCACCTATTGGCACCGAGCTCAGAAATTACGTTTACCAGATTAACATCAACGGACAATGGGTGGCTATGAGTGATTCCAGTCAGAGCGGATTTGTATACGCCGGTAACGGCTATAACAACATGTCCGATGCCAACCAATGGGGATATTGGGCTGACTATATCTATGGGCTTTGGTTCCAGCCCGTACAAGAGGATGTGCAGATTCGTATCGGCTATCCATTGAATGGACAGACGGGCGGAAATGTGGGCAACAATTACGTCAACTACACCTTTATTGGCAATCCCGATGCCCCGCGTCCGGATGTATCCGATCATGATGACATTGCTATCGGAACACCAAACGACCCAGCCATTGAAGGCATGAATCTCATCTGGCAGGATGAATTTAACGGAACCACGCTCGATACGAATAAATGGAGCTATGAGCAGGGTTATTATATCACTGACGATCCCAATAGTTGGGGTTGGGGCAACGCGGAACTTCAGCACTATACAGACAGTGCACAAAATATATTTGTACAGGACGGAAAGCTAAACATCCGAGCATTGCACGATTCCAAATCCTTTCCGCAGGACCCAAACCGGTATGCACAATATTCCTCCGGTAA
This Paenibacillus sp. FSL R5-0345 DNA region includes the following protein-coding sequences:
- a CDS encoding glycoside hydrolase family 16 protein; translation: MNKLVWEQNFLASNTDLKLWNIRHGNDLLDNNGNPIDPGWGNGEQQYYTDHSSNLYIDEFGLNLCARSESIEKDGRHFGYTSARLDTKDRFSFCYGKLVVRARLPLGQGIWPAIWLLPQEQVYGHWPASGEIDIMEAKGRLPQQISGTLHYGKDWEHQIVEEFSYQFENGTINEFRDYALEWDASSIRWLVDGHCFAERRQEPGVMPFDEPFYLVLNLAVGGWYDNVAVDESALPAIMTVSGIWLYQ
- a CDS encoding extracellular solute-binding protein, giving the protein MKRNLIKPGLTLVLAITLTLGMAACSNNSANNKATPQPTDSTSPPPNEATLNPDEPAWKLDTSPVDLTWFVGANWYAHTWGESLTSKYVTEKTGVNIKLEVPSGEANEHITLMMTSGKLPDLISMGSWETAVKKLWEGDHVYALNELADKYDPYFFKVAGDGTLKWYRQENGNTYGVPNDSYSPNLMHETGMTAANQTFLVRKDLYEEMGSPDLSTPEGFLNALQLLKDKYSQYKGQPISPFFAQGNVPYGMTEYLQNLLAVPHEKDGKVYDRITDPDYIAWLKTFRTAYERGLINVDFLVDSDTQVEEKTNNARYFMMVREWTGMSAVNPMLAASGNPDSYYIAVDGPKNSKGDSPKLFPGNMDGWMVTMISKSTENPERAIRFLSYLASEEGQRDIFLGKEGETWEMVDGKPQLKPEMVNLLETDIEKMEKEYGIMDTYWMMRNPVIINQWRPEKAPVIKQMEDFANKRADIDSGIYKGLDPQGDSDVSVAWSRISQNWEEVLPELITAKNEADFDKIFENFLDRRENYSFGKVMEYRQAELDVRKSKMAE
- a CDS encoding carbohydrate ABC transporter permease, yielding MERRKRFRQIGVFEVCNTLLMLAVCFLTLYPMWFVFINSLNAPQQASLGTVNWFPKELSLASYSVVFNDKTMMNGFYITTLRTVLGTAIHVFFTAVIAYGMSKSNLIGRKVYLKIALITMLFSGGLIPTFILMTKLGLYDNFWVFIIPSMYTFFNMVIFMSFFRTIPDSLEESAKVDGASDYGVLFRIVLPNSMAVIATISLFSAVYHWNDYYQGVIYIRSQELLPLQTMLYKIIAENSMSFMQQQAMAQFGARLPGNSIKFASMMVATLPILVVYPFIQRYLVKGVMIGAIKG
- a CDS encoding family 16 glycosylhydrolase, which gives rise to MKRIHNTESGFKQKVFSLFLAVVLLAGVGLLPTSKVQAAVTTVTSMSYFSAADGPVISKSGVGHASYGFVMPTFNGGSATWNDVSDDVGVKVKVAGSWVDIDSAGGYTYNQNWGHWSDGGLNGYWFTLSATTEIQLYSKANGVTLDYTLVFQNINKTTITAMAPTQGPQITAGFTGSAGFTYPTFNNDSTVTYEAVADDLKVYVKPVNSSTWIDIDNNAASGWIYDNNFGQFTEGGGGYWFTVTESIHVKLESKTSSANVIYTLTFNKPVRTSYVLTPYEGTTFTADAKGVIGVPLPKIDGGAPIGTELRNYVYQININGQWVAMSDSSQSGFVYAGNGYNNMSDANQWGYWADYIYGLWFQPVQEDVQIRIGYPLNGQTGGNVGNNYVNYTFIGNPDAPRPDVSDHDDIAIGTPNDPAIEGMNLIWQDEFNGTTLDTNKWSYEQGYYITDDPNSWGWGNAELQHYTDSAQNIFVQDGKLNIRALHDSKSFPQDPNRYAQYSSGKINTKDQLSFQYGRVDIRAKLPTGNGVWPALWMLPKDSAYGAWAASGEIDIMEAKGRLPGTTSGAIHFGGQWPVNRYIAGEYHFSEGQTFANDYHVYSMVWEEDNMKWYVDGKFFFKVSRDQWYSVAAPNNPNAPFDQPFYIIMNLAIGGYFDNGHTPDPSDIPATMQVDYVRVYKEGNSQNPGNEVPVTGVTLNQTTAQMEVGQTVQLNANVAPSNATNKQVTWAVSNASVASVNPNGLVTGIVPGTTTVTATTANGNKTATSTITVVPASSSGVIIVGDEVRGLKKIGDDLLFYVNGATFADLHYKLNNGGQLNVAMTPAGNGNYTYPVNNLQQGDTIEYSFTYNPGQGAVDSPTLTYIHGVTQGTPE
- a CDS encoding ABC transporter permease, with translation MFQYRTEQMKALVKQWQLQSMVIPGILWMFIFCYIPMFWLIIAFMDYSIAKPLLESPFIGLKHFHDFMTDERFWRSIRNTLGMSSIKLILGFPIPILFALMLNEIRSLRFKRTVQTISYLPHFIAWTIFGGIALNWLGEGGVINQLMMAIGFQEREILFNSDPKYFWWITYFTDILKETGWSAIIYIAAISGIDPGLYEAAELDGANRRQRMWHITIQSIRPTIAILFILAVSGILGSNFEQIFMLKNNMNMKMAESLDLYIYNMGLVSGRHSFSTAVLFARSIVALGLLFLANHTSKKLTGDSIF
- a CDS encoding response regulator transcription factor produces the protein MINILIVDDQKHIRDGLQAMLPQFPLQLDNIYCAVNGIEALGILRQHNIQLVITDIRMPDMDGLTLMARSKAERIEVEYLIISGFSDFAYAQKAIELGAKGYLLKPVKREDLQTAVEHVAHEIKTRQALSRNMEHISRRAQETDRKELSMYMQGAVSDESWVLQTQQQNPKLWSNYRLCLLREELWINQPGANSSHSMESIAYRVYGRQGCICLQHRPYLILAVDASVDTGAFPSALKTGQIDAITAMTSPQQGLKALPLSYTQALELYRHSYLFPEKSCILPTHIVRLEQQWELPYEELYALFQLVGSKNSGAITQGISMIFHKDTLQRYHIHYTQQLCRSIVQMLEEYVRVIRPYMGEEALDIECLRNLFDYPGIRDYIQALQQQLLRLNQFYYEYKCSYRNSQDLNEAIRFIHESYHKPLDLAMVSNHVSLNYAYFSNLFKKNIGKGFAEYLRDVRLDKARRLLAETDHKIVEVATMVGYESYKSFTRAFRDVMDMQPTEYRQMIRRKHDREDNYQDTAL
- a CDS encoding sensor histidine kinase yields the protein MKYLLTKMKRLYRNSRISKKLFLAFSMMIAVPAIVVSFLFIRMQESQLYKDAMATGSSHVSRLNEQLRSRMGVIENASSTALNQKAFVDFIHSNMRGDGLRLVKFRQNQFEQMHNIIQSHEMISELSFYVDNPNLFEIWPEIYHYDKFWPQDYWVTLREEGGAAFRLFAFKDGEHTLSYYRLVRLQGQQQKLPTIMEIRAQHSVFFSDLLEDSGGDFFSVVMDGSNPSRSVYNPDHLFSQNAGEDLDKILGSIHQQLDVLQQSSPSPIKVEVGNHTYYALYRYIAPLNAYVVDIASHQALMKGPRSWYLLVVAITLCVLLLMLLLVSHTTRRIFRRLDRVLASMRKVRQGQLDAKIETGLGANETGDEIDEVAVSYNNMLDEIKHLMTQVVDKQLVAKNAQLHSLHSQINSHFLYNALESIRMLAEVQRQPAIADALVSLGSQLRYSMQWRSDTVALSEELANIHSYIRFINFMEGGNIVLMADLPQEVLRYTIPKMCMQPIVENAVHHAAPSGGSVNIQITVSVENESLLLIKIRDDGAGVNPEMLYNLQAVLLGDMDSPIVTSKNGLGLENVHKRIQLHYGKSCGLWIDSMQGAYTCVTIRLPWENVNLGGW